A stretch of DNA from Maridesulfovibrio sp.:
GGCAGCATGGAGCGGTCCAGACGGAAGAGGCGCGCAGCAGAGGAACCGAGGGATGCTCCAATCTGGACCACCGGTCCTTCGCGGCCCACCGAGGCCCCGCAGCCGATGAGCAGGCTGGTTACCAGAGCCTTGAGAAACGTGATCCGGTGGCGGATTACCCCGCCGCGAACCGCTATGGCCTTTATTACCTCAGGAACACCCGGACCTTTTGCTTCCGGAGCCCAGCGGTTGATGATCACGCCCGCCGCGAGTCCACCCAGGCAGGGCAGCAACAGCACCAGCCACCAGGGAGAATCTCCGACTCTGTCCAGAAAGGTGCTCCCTTCGGCCCAGAACAGGGTCTGGAACTGTTCAATCAGCCAGCGGAAAACGAAAGCGCCCATGGCGGCGGCAACTCCGATTGCCACGGAAAAGAACATGAGCAGAACGTACTGAACCCGCGGATTTATCGCGGGTTCATGATGAATCGAATTTTTTTCCGAAGATGTGGCAACCATTGGCAGCCCCGGACCGGCTATCTTTCGATCAGGGCGATGGCCCTTTGAGCCAGTTCCGTTACTTCCGGCTTGGATATCTGATCATCTGCGCCTACGGATTCACCCTTATGGCGCAGCTTGTCGGTGATGATGGAGGAGAAAAGGATAACCGGCAGCTGCTGCAGGACCGGATCGGCCTTGATGCGCACGGTGAGGTTGTGCCCGTCCATGACCGGCATCTCAATGTCTGAAATGACAACGTTGACGTAGTCGGTGATGGGTCTTTCCTCTTCAATGGACCGGCGTTTAAGCGCGAGCAGTTTTTCAAAGCACTCACGGCCGGTGTTGGCAAGCTCTACAGAAAATTTTGCTCTGGTCATTGTCTCATGGAGCATTTCCCGGATGAGTGTGGAATCGTCTGCAATGATGGCCTTGTATCCTACGGAATCGCCCCAGTCGATGCTGTCGTCAAGCTGGAGTCCAAGCTGCGGATTCAGTTCGGCAACGATTTTTTCTAGGTCGAGGATAAGTGAAATACGGTCATCAAATTTGACGACACCGGTAATCGAGTCTTCCGAAAGAGTGGAGACGTAAGCTGAGGGAGCCTCAACCTTTTCCCAGCTTATGCGGTGGATTCTGGTTACTCCCGAAACAAGGAAAGCGGAGCATACGTTGTTGAATTCGGTAACAATTACCTTGGGAGGTTCGCTTTCCACACGCGGCTTTTTCAGCCAGTGGCTGAGGTCGACCAGCGGAATGACCTTGTTGCGCAGGTTGAAGGTTCCCATAATGGCCGGGTGAGCCACCTTGGGAAGTTTGGTCACTTTTTCCGGCATCCTGATGATTTCAAGAACCTTGGCGACATTGACACCGTAAAAACCCCGGTAATTTTGTCCTTCATCTTCCTCGCGGGGTTCCTCTTCAAGCCAGAACTCGACTATTTCCAGTTCGTTGGTGCCTGCCTCAAGTAAAATGTCGGTCTGGGCCATAAGTTTCTCCGTAGGTGTCTGTATGAAAATTCCGGTTACCGCTATCATGATAAGCGGGAAGAGAGCTTATCGTCAATAACAGCCGGGAAATTAATAAAAGTTTCAGCAGCGGTTCATGGTCAGCTTTGATACGTTGCGGGCCTTGTCCAGCAGTTCGTCCCAGTTTTGACATGCGGTCAGTTCGGAGCGTATGGCCCGGATGCCGTCCATGCCTTTGGCGTAGCGGGGCAGTATGGAGCGAATTTTCCTGAAAGAACGGTTGCTGCCGTCGAACTCTCTGGTCATCAGGATATGTTCTTCCATTGTTTTGCCGAGATCAAAAGGCGGCAGATCGACACATGACGGGTTGCCCAGCAGTTTCAGGTATCGGGAGAATATTGCCGGGTCGTACAGAGCTCCTCGGGCGAACATGATGCCGTCAATTCCGGTCTGCCTGATGCATTCGATTGCAGCTTCCGCAGTGAAAAGGTCACCACTTCCGATAACCGGGATCGAGATATTGCGTTTTAATTCCGCAAGCTTGGACCAGTCCGCAGTGCCGGAAAACATCTGTTTTCCATATCTGGGGTGCATGGTGATCCAGGCTGCACCGATATCCTCCAGCCTTTTGGCTATTTCCAGAAAGTTGTCTTCGCCGTTCATGAATCCCAAGCGGATTTTTACCCCGACTCGGCCTTCTCCGGCTACGGCAACCATGGCCTGCGCTGTTGCAACCAGTCTGTCGGGGTCGAGATGCAGCGCGGACCCGCCGCCGGTTTTCAGAACCTTTTTAACCGGGCACCCCGCATTCAAATCAAAAAAAGAGTAGCCCTCATCCACCAGTTGAGGCATAGTTAAGAAATAATCCTGCGGCTCGCCACCGAACAACTGAACTACGAGCGGATTGTCTTCATCACAGGTTGCCAGCAGGGCTTTCGTCCCTTTGCCATCGTATTTGAGGCCCTTGATGCTGACCATTTCGGTGCAGGCGGTTGCGCAACCCCGCCTGCGGCAGAGCATGCGGAAGGGGAGGTCGGAATATCCGGCAAGGGGGGCCAGCCAGGGGCTGTCCGGGCTTATTGGTAATAAACTCATTCTATCGTACCTGAGATCTCTATAGTTATTGGGTCCGGGTATGGCCGGGGAGGATGAAGTAAGCCCAAAAAGGCATAAAGTCAAAGAATGCCTGCTCTGATGCCTCTCGGCGGCAAAGATTGTTTCAAAAAATTGAAAAAAAATGAAAAAAGGTGTTGACTTGTAAGTCGTTTTCCATATAAACCCCGCTTCGTTGCTTCAGCGAAAGACGGGATTCACGAAGTTTTTCGGCAGGAATTAGATTGAAAAAAGTAAAAATAATTCTTGCAATTTGAAAACGGAACCTGTAGAAAGATTCGCTCACAAGGGCTGGCGTAGCTCAATTGGTAGAGCAGCTGATTTGTAATCAGCAGGTTGCGGGTTCAAGTCCCATCGCCAGCTCCAGCAAAAAGTTAGTTAGTAAATATAGTGGTGGGGTTCCCGAGTGGCCAAAGGGAACAGACTGTAAATCTGTCGGCAGCGCCTTCGGAGGTTCGAATCCTCCCCCCACCACCACTTTAGATATTCGCGCTGTAGGAGGCAGGTAACCCTGCTGTTTAACTACGGACATAGGGTGCGGGAATAGCTCAACGGCTAGAGCATCAGCCTTCCAAGCTGAGGGTTGCGGGTTCGAATCCCGTTTCCCGCTCCAATTACTTACCCTAGTCCTTCCTGCGCGTTTAATAAGGATGCCCACGTAGCTCAGTCGGTAGAGCACTTCCTTGGTAAGGAAGAGGTCACCGGTTCAAGTCCGGTCGTGGGCTCCATACATTTGTGTAGTATGACCTTCAAACGCTTAATCAGAAAACCTAAACTTAAGTAATTTAGGGGGATTTATCATGGGTAAGGCTAAATTCGAACGCGGTAAGCCTCATGTTAATATCGGTACCATCGGTCACATCGACCACGGTAAAACCACTCTGACTGCCGCCATCACCAAGATTGCCGGTCTCGCCGGTAACGGCGAATACGTTGCCTTCGACGAAATCGACAAGGCTCCTGAAGAAAAAGAACGCGGTATCACCATCGCTACCGCTCACGTAGAATACGAAACCGAAAAACGTCACTACGCACACGTTGACTGCCCTGGTCA
This window harbors:
- a CDS encoding chemotaxis protein — encoded protein: MAQTDILLEAGTNELEIVEFWLEEEPREEDEGQNYRGFYGVNVAKVLEIIRMPEKVTKLPKVAHPAIMGTFNLRNKVIPLVDLSHWLKKPRVESEPPKVIVTEFNNVCSAFLVSGVTRIHRISWEKVEAPSAYVSTLSEDSITGVVKFDDRISLILDLEKIVAELNPQLGLQLDDSIDWGDSVGYKAIIADDSTLIREMLHETMTRAKFSVELANTGRECFEKLLALKRRSIEEERPITDYVNVVISDIEMPVMDGHNLTVRIKADPVLQQLPVILFSSIITDKLRHKGESVGADDQISKPEVTELAQRAIALIER
- a CDS encoding tRNA-dihydrouridine synthase family protein, which translates into the protein MSLLPISPDSPWLAPLAGYSDLPFRMLCRRRGCATACTEMVSIKGLKYDGKGTKALLATCDEDNPLVVQLFGGEPQDYFLTMPQLVDEGYSFFDLNAGCPVKKVLKTGGGSALHLDPDRLVATAQAMVAVAGEGRVGVKIRLGFMNGEDNFLEIAKRLEDIGAAWITMHPRYGKQMFSGTADWSKLAELKRNISIPVIGSGDLFTAEAAIECIRQTGIDGIMFARGALYDPAIFSRYLKLLGNPSCVDLPPFDLGKTMEEHILMTREFDGSNRSFRKIRSILPRYAKGMDGIRAIRSELTACQNWDELLDKARNVSKLTMNRC